One region of Thermoplasma sp. Kam2015 genomic DNA includes:
- a CDS encoding aldose 1-epimerase produces MEELRSGQSSCRVSRRGAFVSSLTLQGMQILKPASDGYVTHGGMSILVPYADIVKGASYVWDGQRYFLPRNAAYENNHVDSIHGLVKSAPFSVVYNDEDSIHLKYSLFHSGYPSTLDVHVHYSLSREALNTMISIENTGRRSAPLLCGSHPYFLYEDFWIMYFNDQVRSVFADRSDSDAHSRNISFIPKKTDGYYDDAFMGGGEIELVTRDRLIQIRRRSMRFFEVYDGVYADGVSVAVEPMTGSPDAFNNGIGLIRLKPGETFICGFDIEARGI; encoded by the coding sequence ATGGAGGAACTGAGATCCGGCCAGTCTTCCTGCCGTGTATCGAGAAGGGGTGCATTCGTCTCCTCCCTCACCCTGCAAGGAATGCAAATTCTGAAACCCGCATCTGATGGATATGTTACGCATGGAGGAATGTCAATACTAGTACCATATGCTGACATAGTGAAAGGCGCATCCTACGTGTGGGACGGTCAACGATACTTTCTTCCAAGGAACGCGGCCTATGAGAACAATCATGTAGACAGCATACATGGGCTAGTGAAATCTGCACCATTCTCTGTAGTTTACAATGATGAGGATTCAATTCATCTGAAGTATTCTCTGTTCCACAGCGGATACCCCTCGACTCTGGATGTTCATGTCCATTATTCGCTTTCACGTGAAGCTTTGAACACCATGATATCGATCGAAAACACTGGCAGAAGAAGCGCTCCTCTTCTTTGCGGTTCGCATCCATACTTTCTTTACGAGGATTTCTGGATCATGTACTTCAATGACCAAGTTAGATCTGTATTCGCTGACAGGAGTGATTCAGATGCGCATAGCAGGAATATCAGTTTTATTCCAAAGAAGACCGACGGTTATTATGACGATGCCTTCATGGGAGGCGGCGAGATCGAACTTGTCACCAGAGATAGGTTAATTCAAATAAGGAGAAGATCGATGCGGTTCTTTGAGGTGTACGACGGAGTTTATGCAGATGGTGTCTCAGTAGCGGTTGAGCCGATGACGGGATCACCGGATGCTTTCAACAATGGTATCGGTCTGATCAGATTGAAACCAGGTGAAACGTTCATCTGCGGTTTTGACATCGAGGCTAGGGGGATCTAA
- a CDS encoding SDR family NAD(P)-dependent oxidoreductase — MSVSARRKDFSFDFTGRIAVVSGAFQGIGRSVADALVRSGAEVFGIDPKFSESTEVVKKFHGIRGSVESSEDVEHLKDYFMDRCDHVDFLINNAGIYFYKSIEDSTDSDFERIISINLRGYFFMIKSILPLLKRSDSPSIVNMASVSGQRPEAGHPLYSMTKGGILALTRALSADLGRLGIRVNSVSPGNIKTPMNDADIEEQARIRGMKPEEVEREYARESVLGRRGEAEEVASVVLFLLSSAASYINGADIIVDGGLLLV, encoded by the coding sequence ATGAGCGTTAGTGCGAGGCGAAAGGATTTCAGTTTTGATTTTACAGGCCGGATAGCGGTCGTTTCTGGAGCGTTTCAGGGAATAGGGCGATCTGTGGCCGATGCGCTGGTCAGATCGGGTGCCGAGGTCTTCGGTATCGATCCAAAATTTTCAGAGTCCACCGAGGTGGTGAAGAAATTCCATGGGATACGGGGGAGTGTTGAATCGTCGGAAGATGTAGAACATCTTAAAGATTATTTTATGGATAGATGCGATCATGTGGACTTCCTGATTAACAATGCGGGCATCTATTTCTACAAGAGTATAGAGGATTCAACGGATTCTGATTTTGAAAGGATAATTAGCATAAATCTCAGAGGATACTTCTTCATGATCAAGAGTATTCTGCCACTTCTTAAAAGATCAGATTCTCCATCGATAGTCAATATGGCATCGGTATCGGGACAGCGCCCAGAAGCCGGACATCCGCTCTATTCCATGACAAAGGGCGGCATTCTCGCACTCACCAGGGCTCTGTCAGCCGATCTTGGCCGTCTAGGTATAAGGGTTAACAGCGTGAGTCCGGGAAACATTAAAACACCGATGAACGATGCAGATATAGAGGAACAGGCTAGGATCAGAGGGATGAAACCAGAGGAAGTCGAGAGGGAATACGCAAGGGAAAGTGTTCTCGGACGACGTGGAGAAGCTGAAGAGGTTGCATCCGTTGTTCTCTTTCTCCTATCAAGCGCAGCCAGCTATATCAACGGAGCTGATATAATAGTGGATGGAGGCCTGCTTCTAGTATGA
- a CDS encoding aminotransferase class V-fold PLP-dependent enzyme, whose product MNDQEEPILADFLKLVRSMRVINGIGTMTFLGGNRVSDEVIESMKYVNDIFLNMQDLSRTAGEYIARRIGVDAACITAGAASGTVLGIAALIYLRGGGKYTRDILEQGRKMLIAVQKPHRTEFRDLIYIAGPELREFGDTDIVTEESMRKVIEDNPGRILAIMHYAFEPMPGTLPLESVLRIAHSYGIPVIVDAAAELPPKESLTRYYKMGSDIVLFSGGKMLGGLSNSGLMIGRKEIIDAVHEIGPLNEENTDEGTRIFIGRPMKVSKETIVSTVAAIENFLRIDEDAWLSRIIKMADTIAEMISGIDPDISARVVMPQWNHPRPVNIPRVQVSFPQGIVAKEVSFRLRKFRIPIYTYCMEDKLYINPQCLEDDDIPLIIEGLSHALHSEKEETGWRN is encoded by the coding sequence ATGAATGATCAGGAAGAACCCATACTGGCAGATTTTCTCAAATTGGTACGATCGATGAGGGTCATAAACGGCATCGGCACTATGACATTTCTAGGAGGAAACAGGGTATCGGATGAAGTCATTGAATCGATGAAGTATGTTAACGACATTTTTCTGAACATGCAGGATCTATCAAGGACGGCTGGGGAGTATATTGCCAGGAGGATTGGCGTCGATGCAGCCTGCATAACGGCAGGGGCTGCCTCTGGCACCGTTCTTGGCATAGCCGCATTGATATACCTCAGAGGGGGTGGAAAATACACCAGGGACATACTGGAACAGGGCAGAAAAATGCTGATTGCGGTTCAGAAGCCCCATCGTACAGAGTTCAGGGATCTGATATACATTGCCGGACCGGAGCTGAGGGAGTTCGGAGATACGGATATTGTAACGGAGGAATCCATGAGGAAGGTTATTGAGGATAACCCTGGAAGGATACTGGCGATAATGCACTATGCCTTTGAGCCTATGCCAGGTACGCTGCCTCTGGAATCAGTCCTGAGAATAGCCCACTCATACGGGATTCCTGTGATCGTGGATGCGGCAGCCGAACTGCCACCGAAGGAGAGTTTAACGCGATATTACAAAATGGGATCGGATATTGTTCTCTTCAGCGGTGGGAAGATGCTGGGGGGTCTCAGCAACTCTGGCCTGATGATAGGTAGGAAGGAAATAATCGATGCTGTGCACGAGATTGGGCCGCTGAACGAGGAGAATACAGATGAGGGAACCAGGATATTCATCGGCCGGCCCATGAAAGTCAGCAAGGAAACGATCGTTTCTACGGTGGCTGCGATAGAGAACTTTCTCAGGATCGATGAAGATGCATGGCTCTCAAGGATCATAAAGATGGCGGATACCATTGCGGAGATGATATCCGGGATTGATCCTGATATATCTGCCAGGGTCGTTATGCCACAGTGGAACCATCCCAGGCCTGTTAACATACCAAGAGTACAGGTTAGTTTTCCTCAGGGAATAGTGGCGAAGGAGGTTTCTTTCAGGTTAAGGAAGTTCAGAATACCCATATACACCTACTGTATGGAGGACAAGCTGTACATCAATCCGCAGTGCCTTGAAGATGACGATATACCATTGATCATAGAAGGCCTATCACACGCTCTGCACTCTGAAAAGGAGGAGACTGGATGGAGGAACTGA